The proteins below are encoded in one region of Pseudomonas sp. SCB32:
- a CDS encoding ABC transporter permease, which translates to MIFDFSVIWDSLPLYFNGLLVTLKLLAISLFFGLVAAVPLALMRCSKSPAVNLPAWLYTYVIRGTPMLVQLFLIYYGLAQFEFVRESAMWPLLSNATFCACAAFAINTSAYTAEILAGSIRATPHGEIEAAKAMGMSRIKMYRRILLPSALRRALPQYSNEVIMMLQTTSLASIVTLVDITGAARTVYSQYYLPFEAFITAGIFYLIMTFTLVRLFKAAERRWLAYLAPRKH; encoded by the coding sequence ATGATTTTCGACTTCTCCGTCATCTGGGACAGCCTGCCGCTCTACTTCAACGGCCTGCTGGTGACCCTCAAGCTGCTGGCGATCTCGCTGTTCTTCGGCCTCGTGGCGGCGGTGCCGCTGGCGCTGATGCGCTGCTCGAAGAGCCCGGCGGTGAACCTGCCGGCCTGGCTTTACACTTACGTGATCCGCGGCACTCCGATGCTGGTGCAGCTGTTCCTCATCTACTACGGCCTGGCACAGTTCGAGTTCGTGCGTGAAAGCGCGATGTGGCCGCTGCTGTCCAACGCCACCTTCTGCGCCTGTGCCGCGTTCGCCATCAACACCAGCGCCTACACCGCCGAGATTCTCGCCGGCAGCATTCGCGCGACTCCGCATGGCGAGATCGAGGCGGCCAAGGCCATGGGCATGTCACGGATCAAGATGTACCGCCGCATCCTGTTGCCCTCGGCCCTGCGCCGCGCGCTGCCGCAGTACAGCAACGAAGTGATCATGATGCTGCAGACCACCAGCCTGGCCTCCATCGTCACCCTGGTGGACATCACCGGCGCCGCGCGCACCGTGTACTCGCAGTACTACCTGCCGTTCGAGGCCTTCATCACCGCTGGCATCTTCTACCTGATCATGACCTTCACCCTGGTGCGCCTGTTCAAGGCGGCCGAGCGCCGCTGGCTGGCTTATCTTGCGCCGCGCAAGCACTGA